From the genome of Deltaproteobacteria bacterium, one region includes:
- a CDS encoding nucleotidyltransferase family protein: MQQNLHEIKKAISSRKDELQREYGVCEIGVFGSYAKGEQKSTSDIDILVEFQRPIDLFTFVRLKNYLTELFGTNADLVMKSALKENIGKKILAEVIYIT; encoded by the coding sequence GAGATTAAGAAGGCCATTAGCTCCCGCAAAGATGAATTGCAAAGAGAATACGGCGTTTGTGAGATCGGAGTTTTTGGCTCCTATGCTAAGGGAGAGCAGAAAAGCACAAGCGACATCGATATATTGGTGGAGTTTCAAAGACCCATAGATTTGTTTACATTTGTTCGTCTAAAAAATTATCTTACCGAACTTTTTGGCACAAACGCCGATTTAGTTATGAAAAGTGCACTTAAGGAAAATATAGGCAAGAAGATTTTAGCTGAAGTCATATACATCACATAG